In Mycoplasmopsis fermentans PG18, one genomic interval encodes:
- a CDS encoding 2-hydroxyacid dehydrogenase — protein MKIAFFDAKEYDKKYFDAVNNGRHEIKYFDENLNINTVTKAKGFDAICAFVNTYGDKYILELLAKMGVKVWLQRSMGYNKIDLTKAAELGISVFRVPNYSAESVAEFAAGTLLALNRNIVKAEKLVSKYNFSLNGLDGKAIHGSTVGVIGGGKIGQCFIRIMKGMGARILVFDAYNQKHFPNLATELGFEYASFTKVLKESDFISLHAPLLPSTTHLIDKDAVKIMKKGVILVNTARGELIDIPGVLYGLKKGIIRGLASDVLEREEGRFYQDISSEANEYKKNDPEWEELISNENVIITSHQAFLTDVALTQIAKITLENADMAQNKDFSKALVIMENGKVKNG, from the coding sequence ATGAAAATAGCTTTTTTTGATGCAAAGGAATATGATAAAAAATATTTTGATGCAGTAAATAATGGACGACATGAAATTAAGTATTTCGACGAAAATTTAAACATTAACACAGTAACTAAAGCTAAAGGGTTTGATGCTATTTGTGCTTTTGTTAATACTTATGGTGACAAATACATTCTTGAACTTTTAGCCAAGATGGGTGTCAAGGTTTGATTACAAAGATCAATGGGATACAACAAAATTGATTTAACAAAAGCTGCTGAATTAGGAATCTCAGTTTTTAGAGTACCTAATTACTCAGCCGAAAGTGTTGCTGAATTTGCAGCTGGAACTTTATTAGCTTTAAATAGAAATATTGTAAAAGCTGAAAAATTAGTATCAAAATATAACTTCTCACTTAATGGTCTAGATGGTAAAGCAATTCATGGTTCAACTGTGGGTGTTATTGGTGGCGGAAAAATTGGACAATGTTTTATAAGAATTATGAAAGGTATGGGAGCTAGAATCTTAGTATTTGATGCTTATAACCAAAAACACTTTCCTAATTTAGCAACTGAATTAGGTTTTGAATATGCTTCATTTACTAAAGTATTAAAAGAAAGTGACTTTATTTCACTTCATGCGCCTTTATTACCTTCAACAACTCACTTAATTGACAAAGATGCAGTTAAAATAATGAAAAAAGGTGTGATCTTAGTTAATACAGCTAGAGGTGAATTAATTGATATTCCCGGTGTTCTTTATGGACTTAAAAAAGGAATTATTAGAGGACTTGCCAGTGATGTTTTAGAAAGAGAAGAAGGAAGATTCTACCAAGATATTTCAAGTGAAGCAAATGAATACAAAAAGAATGATCCTGAATGAGAAGAATTAATTAGCAATGAAAATGTTATTATTACTTCTCACCAAGCATTCTTAACAGATGTTGCTTTAACTCAAATTGCTAAAATCACTTTAGAAAATGCTGATATGGCACAAAATAAGGACTTTTCTAAAGCATTAGTAATAATGGAAAATGGAAAAGTTAAAAACGGATAG
- a CDS encoding aquaporin, which yields MFNYFNLKNRQAAVQPTKAIHWFSHLFSELIGTIWISLGLAGLSIIIKDKVVEHYLLHNVIVGFFAGFVVVGSCLIFFGRWSVDLNPVVTLYRWFNGTNKTGYVMAKLAMQIVGGILAGLIIYGIGHNASGIKFEANYLANATDTAHKANHYISAHNVSAKSFMPNFDSAFAKEAVITKKTIWSGGVWIFFGEMVLGAILLFPIFSPRLDNKYRDTFICFIISFDVWMGILLGSAAINPVRGLAQQVPTLFFDMKHLSAMAQYDIHMGTWAMVLGNLMSPVFHAFMQGFTEKYGNPALLWMLNYKNNKASHYVKETQTKEESVKKNN from the coding sequence ATGTTTAATTATTTTAATTTAAAAAATCGTCAGGCTGCAGTGCAGCCTACTAAAGCGATTCACTGATTTAGTCACTTATTTAGTGAACTAATTGGAACGATTTGAATTTCACTTGGTTTAGCAGGTTTATCAATTATTATTAAAGATAAAGTTGTTGAACATTACTTATTACACAATGTTATTGTTGGCTTTTTTGCTGGCTTTGTAGTTGTCGGATCATGCTTAATTTTCTTTGGCAGATGATCAGTTGATTTAAACCCAGTAGTTACACTTTATCGTTGATTTAATGGTACTAATAAAACTGGTTATGTTATGGCTAAATTAGCTATGCAAATAGTTGGCGGAATTTTAGCTGGTTTAATTATTTATGGTATTGGTCATAATGCTTCTGGAATAAAATTTGAAGCTAATTATCTAGCTAATGCAACTGATACAGCACATAAAGCTAACCACTACATTTCAGCACACAATGTAAGCGCAAAATCATTTATGCCTAACTTTGATAGTGCTTTTGCAAAAGAAGCGGTAATTACTAAAAAAACAATTTGAAGTGGTGGTGTTTGAATCTTCTTTGGTGAAATGGTTTTAGGTGCAATTCTTTTATTCCCTATCTTTAGTCCAAGATTAGACAACAAATATCGTGACACATTTATTTGCTTCATTATTAGTTTTGATGTTTGAATGGGTATTCTGCTAGGTTCAGCTGCCATTAACCCTGTTCGTGGTTTAGCTCAACAAGTACCTACCTTATTCTTTGATATGAAACACTTAAGTGCTATGGCTCAATATGACATTCACATGGGTACTTGAGCAATGGTTTTAGGTAACTTAATGTCACCAGTCTTCCATGCATTCATGCAAGGATTCACTGAAAAATATGGTAATCCAGCTTTACTTTGAATGTTAAATTACAAAAATAATAAAGCTAGTCATTATGTAAAAGAAACACAAACAAAAGAAGAAAGCGTTAAAAAAAACAATTAA
- a CDS encoding glucose PTS transporter subunit IIA — protein sequence MGFVSWIKRVFGRKDNKQKIKEVRKLVEISQLTRDIVNAMGGIENITGFNNCAVRLRYDVKDTSLVNEEALKKVGASEVIFIGKRHVQAKFGEISEKLNLDIQEAAPFLEEEALKNKKIEVKSDVNLFEEKPVEVKKTVDENIVYTPCKGTRKSIEDLSDQTFSLLGCGYAIEIDKKLNKLEVYAPINGKLIMSYPTKHAYGIANDNGLEVLVHIGIDTVKLNGLGFETNLKQNDKVERGQLLATVDLKKLRNSKICSDVIVLITDNVNKNKQTKLLCPLEIKEVNVPWFKMVD from the coding sequence ATGGGATTTGTTAGTTGAATTAAAAGAGTTTTTGGTCGTAAAGACAATAAACAAAAAATTAAGGAAGTTAGGAAGCTTGTTGAAATTTCACAACTTACAAGAGACATAGTTAATGCTATGGGTGGAATTGAAAATATTACAGGTTTTAATAACTGTGCTGTTCGTCTTAGATATGATGTTAAAGATACTTCATTAGTAAATGAAGAAGCTCTTAAAAAAGTTGGGGCAAGTGAAGTTATTTTTATTGGAAAAAGACATGTGCAAGCTAAATTTGGTGAAATTAGTGAAAAATTAAATTTAGATATTCAAGAAGCTGCACCATTCTTAGAAGAAGAAGCACTTAAAAATAAAAAAATTGAAGTTAAAAGTGATGTCAACTTATTTGAAGAAAAACCGGTTGAAGTTAAAAAAACTGTTGATGAAAATATAGTTTATACACCTTGCAAAGGTACAAGAAAATCAATTGAAGATTTAAGTGATCAAACCTTTAGTTTGCTAGGTTGTGGTTATGCAATTGAAATTGATAAAAAATTAAACAAATTAGAAGTATATGCACCAATTAATGGAAAATTAATTATGTCATATCCAACTAAACATGCATATGGTATAGCAAATGATAATGGTCTTGAAGTTTTAGTACATATTGGTATTGATACAGTTAAATTAAATGGTTTAGGCTTTGAAACAAATCTTAAACAAAATGATAAAGTTGAAAGAGGACAACTCTTAGCAACTGTTGATCTTAAGAAATTAAGAAATAGTAAAATTTGTAGTGATGTTATTGTTTTAATTACAGATAATGTTAATAAAAACAAACAAACAAAATTGCTTTGTCCTTTAGAAATCAAAGAAGTAAATGTTCCTTGATTCAAAATGGTTGA
- a CDS encoding OppA family ABC transporter substrate-binding lipoprotein, producing the protein MNKKRRLLWSFAPLATLAAFAPVAISASCGRKGRVIPNLDLIKGQTNWSVVNSKYTEDSYTTDLSTTYGGFLNRLEEETGAYLLTTRSFGNCKIVQAGPKGHERKFVKSPSYWRYSLEYADAVVVTKADGTEAVFDSDEAELKQTPEHPEDKAKNIPAHFDLANYHARSANARSVNSAEFEKALKGAKKIQLRVRKGAKWVDSLGNETKYDVVGDDFYISWLRTYTLSTGVRNSYLKGTKYEDKVAELDKLASGMLSKATKNFTNALRYPNQYLYGLYGVDSNKFKNRSEFLTEKDGREFINFTQLAGKEDITSFQDLLYNVATSKDFVAAPSQYIKETMNSPKISVWNGKNGSKSKSNLLSALSELPEDNLLRVAGVYTYGASEKDMLYAGRYFSAGYYPEASEYRFYKNRFYFDKDFVESEKNFGRVVTKYYSTTEDVFVAQIFDLYQKGKLHTLSFAQLNQQQQLDVTKNPQKYGLEYRQSLNKLNSPFKLLFNTIPYGKNFNADTKNRFLNVHAAKLFYGLTDNQVHNGTTQEETNEDLYVNMLSGRSVAFRSLLTAAVNWNAVANTLSNNKTKPWLAGVAPHGKIGGSDQDTTAAAKRPVDDYENLNTFYTVDSNGEIGITVTPTENATIANTASTTEEKYKSAKFNEVKAAIKKILDDYEATLPAGEKLEVEWTVPNRYINWNPSNMEKVFKSLESLIKSIDPRLKPSYKKFESSESDKAKWGDSLFGGSIAKIISWGYDIDNIGSGIDGITNSGFIGALFSIGTSAKLQNKLQKAFPTLVQASKELVEFALKSENNFKFGFNLHDFNKIPTKFSNDLAENLHHLKWDSKENKFVFDEKENFTMSSVISSQFFVSYVKKHTNAQVLTLTKEIMNYMGVVVNPAKTIANENFGPTLINSEYYEVPFAADNNLWLADIIVKNVKK; encoded by the coding sequence ATGAATAAAAAAAGAAGATTATTATGATCTTTTGCCCCATTAGCTACATTAGCTGCTTTTGCGCCTGTTGCAATCAGTGCTAGTTGTGGAAGAAAAGGCCGTGTAATACCTAATCTTGACTTAATTAAAGGGCAAACTAACTGAAGTGTTGTAAACTCTAAATATACTGAAGATTCATACACTACAGACCTTTCAACAACTTATGGTGGTTTCTTAAATAGATTAGAAGAAGAAACAGGAGCTTATTTACTTACAACAAGAAGTTTCGGAAATTGCAAAATTGTTCAAGCTGGTCCAAAAGGGCATGAGCGTAAATTTGTAAAAAGTCCTTCATATTGAAGATACTCATTAGAATATGCAGATGCTGTTGTTGTTACAAAAGCAGATGGTACAGAAGCTGTATTTGACTCAGATGAAGCTGAATTAAAACAAACTCCAGAACATCCTGAAGATAAAGCAAAAAATATACCTGCACACTTTGATTTAGCTAACTATCATGCTAGATCAGCAAATGCTAGAAGTGTTAATAGTGCTGAATTTGAAAAAGCTCTTAAAGGAGCTAAAAAAATCCAATTGCGTGTAAGAAAAGGTGCTAAATGAGTTGATTCATTAGGCAATGAAACAAAATATGATGTTGTTGGTGATGACTTCTACATCTCATGACTTAGAACTTACACACTTTCAACTGGTGTACGTAATAGTTACTTAAAAGGTACAAAATATGAAGACAAAGTAGCAGAACTTGATAAACTTGCAAGCGGAATGCTTTCAAAAGCAACCAAAAACTTTACAAATGCTTTAAGATATCCTAACCAATATCTATATGGTTTATATGGTGTAGATAGCAACAAATTCAAAAACAGAAGTGAATTCTTAACTGAAAAAGATGGAAGGGAATTTATTAACTTTACACAACTTGCTGGTAAAGAAGATATTACAAGTTTTCAAGACTTACTTTACAATGTTGCAACATCAAAAGATTTTGTTGCAGCACCCTCACAATACATTAAAGAAACAATGAATTCACCTAAAATTTCTGTATGAAATGGTAAAAATGGAAGTAAAAGTAAATCAAACTTATTAAGTGCTTTATCTGAGCTTCCAGAAGATAACTTATTAAGAGTTGCTGGTGTATATACTTATGGTGCTAGTGAAAAAGACATGCTTTATGCAGGTAGATACTTCTCAGCTGGATACTACCCAGAAGCTTCAGAATATAGATTCTACAAAAATAGATTCTATTTTGATAAAGATTTTGTTGAATCAGAAAAAAACTTTGGTAGAGTTGTTACAAAATACTACTCAACAACTGAAGATGTCTTTGTTGCTCAAATATTTGATCTATATCAAAAAGGTAAATTACATACATTATCATTTGCTCAATTAAACCAACAACAACAACTTGATGTTACCAAAAATCCTCAAAAATATGGACTTGAATATCGTCAATCATTAAATAAATTAAATTCTCCATTTAAATTATTATTTAACACAATCCCTTATGGTAAAAACTTCAATGCTGACACTAAAAACCGATTTCTTAATGTTCATGCAGCAAAATTGTTCTATGGTTTAACAGATAATCAAGTACATAATGGAACAACCCAAGAAGAAACTAATGAAGACCTTTATGTAAACATGCTTTCAGGTAGATCAGTTGCATTTAGATCATTATTAACAGCTGCTGTTAACTGAAATGCTGTTGCTAACACATTATCAAACAATAAAACTAAACCTTGACTTGCTGGTGTTGCGCCTCATGGTAAAATTGGCGGTTCAGATCAAGATACAACAGCTGCAGCGAAAAGACCTGTTGACGATTATGAAAACTTAAACACATTCTACACAGTTGATTCTAATGGTGAAATTGGTATAACAGTTACACCTACAGAAAATGCTACAATTGCAAACACTGCAAGTACAACTGAAGAAAAATACAAATCAGCTAAATTTAATGAAGTTAAAGCTGCTATTAAAAAAATTCTAGATGATTATGAAGCTACATTGCCAGCTGGTGAAAAATTAGAAGTTGAATGAACTGTTCCAAATAGATATATAAACTGAAATCCAAGTAACATGGAAAAAGTATTCAAAAGTTTGGAATCATTAATTAAAAGTATTGATCCAAGATTGAAACCTTCATATAAAAAATTTGAAAGTTCAGAAAGTGACAAAGCAAAATGAGGTGATTCATTATTTGGTGGATCAATTGCCAAAATTATTAGTTGAGGTTATGATATCGATAACATCGGTTCAGGTATTGATGGTATTACAAACAGTGGATTTATCGGAGCATTATTCTCAATTGGTACAAGTGCAAAATTACAAAACAAATTACAAAAAGCTTTTCCAACATTAGTTCAAGCTTCAAAAGAACTTGTTGAATTTGCTTTAAAATCAGAAAATAATTTTAAATTTGGTTTTAACTTACATGACTTCAATAAAATACCAACAAAATTTTCAAATGATTTAGCTGAAAACCTTCACCACTTAAAATGAGATTCTAAAGAAAACAAATTTGTTTTTGACGAAAAAGAAAACTTCACAATGTCATCTGTTATTTCTTCACAATTCTTCGTTTCTTATGTAAAAAAACATACAAATGCTCAAGTATTAACCTTAACAAAAGAAATTATGAACTATATGGGAGTTGTTGTTAACCCTGCTAAAACAATTGCAAATGAAAACTTCGGTCCTACTTTAATTAATAGTGAATATTATGAAGTACCTTTTGCAGCAGATAACAATTTATGATTAGCAGATATAATTGTTAAAAATGTAAAAAAATAG